The following DNA comes from Spirosoma linguale DSM 74.
CTGCTTTTACATAGCGAAGTAGATTAGCTTTTTGTAAATACGCCTGACGATGGATCTGCCACTGGCGACGGGGTATCAGGTATTCATCAAAAGCACGATGTTCATAGGAGGACAACACATTTAGACTGCCATCCCGTAAATGATCACGGATCTTCCAAAACAACAGCGCTTTGTAGAGTGATACCCGCAATTTACCGGTTAGGGTGAAGATGCGTTGCCGGTCCGCCATATCCAGAAAGTCGAGAGGAAGGTTATTACTTTGAGTGAGTTCACCTTTAGTGGCTTGAAACAGGCGAAGGGCGGCTACCAGGGCGGGGGGTGAGCTTTGCTCATCGAAAACTAAGGCTTGGACCACTCCTGCCACACGAGTCTGAAGCTTCAGCGACGCTCTTTCCAAAGCGTCATAGAAGTCATCCCGGTCATGAATAGACTGATTGACCGTTTTCAGATCGATCAATCGCTCTTTATCGGTTTGCAAATCGTTACCCGACAGGCGATGACGTTGAAATAAGTCCCGAATCTGGTCAATCTTCTGGGCAGCCTCCAGGCCCGGCAAATCAACGATTTCTTCGATCTGAACTAGCGCCTGAATATGGATGTCGCTCCGCCGGGTGACCCGGTGAACCAACTGGGCGTTGGCGTATCGGCTTTCGAACTGCTCATCCTTGAGGGTTTGTTCACATTCATTGAGAATGTTGGTTACCGCCTGTCGCAGGGTGAGCACTAATGCGTCACCCACACTTAAGTACTGATGAATAATAAATGCAATCAGTCGTAAGTACCGTTCGCTGGTGCGTTGAACAGTCTGTTTGGACTGGGTGTCTAATACGTATTGCGCATAATAGCGGATGGCATCATCCGATAAATTTAATCGGACAATCAAGGGAGCCAGCTGAGAAAAGAGTAGTTTTAATTCCCGGAATAGCTCGACCCGCTGTTTAATTTGACCTGGCTGCATCGACTGACTGATTCGTTTGAAGTGAGTCAGTCGATACGGAAATAACTGAGTAGCTGAACCGGCTGGGCTGCTCTGCCGCCCCAACAGCGTATCCAATAATTGGCTGTCGTTTTCCTGGAGGTAGCGGTCAATAATTTGCTCCAGATTCGCTTGAAAGGATTGCAGCGCTTCAATTAGGATAAGCCGCAACGTATTATAGGGGGGTATTTCAATCCGGCGTTCCTGCAAATAACCCGTCAGGGCATCCAACACTAGAGCAGGGCGGGTTTGGAGGTGGGCCAATCGCTGGGCTTCTACCAGTAATTCCTGCTCGTGGGTCCGATCAAAAGCCTGATAGCCTAAATGAGCTAAAATGGTTTCTCGGTGGCGGAAGGCTGTCCGGCTGCGGGTATATTTAGTTAAATCGATTTGGTTGGGATCAAGCTGCGTTCTTGCACAGAGCCAATTGATGATGTCAGGCTCAAATCGATCGGCCACGAAGAAGCGGTTAGTGATTCGGAAGTAGCCAAGTTGTAGCAAAAAGCCGATTTTATTGGTTGAGGATTGGATTTGCCCCATATAGGTCGTAGCCCAGGTTGGCAAATCCAGCAAGATGGTTCGGTGCTGTTGAGTTAATACAGGCGGGGAATCAAATCGAATTCGCTCTTCAGCAGAGATAAAGGCTCGACGTGGCATTCAACAGACGATTGAAAGTAAGCACTGCTCATGGGGAAAATAAATGATTAGGAATAACTGAGCAACGCATAGACCCACTGAGTAGCCAATAGGAATCATTCTATCTGCAACTGCGTACTACGACTGAGTGACATCAAAATAAATGGATATTAAAGGTGGATTTCGCGAACATGGTATTCTACGCTATGTACGACATCCTTTGTATCTGGGGATGATTCTGGCGCTGTTTGGCGTTCTTGTATATCAACCCACCTGGGCCAACCTTATTTTCCTTTTGGCCGCCAGCCTTTACATACGCATTGGAATTTATTTCGAGGAGCGGAAACTCATCGAGGAATTCGGTGAACTCTACAGGCACTATCGCCGACGAGTTCCCATGCTCGTGCCACACTGGTCAAAAACTGGTTAGAACGTACTTCGTTTGATACGTTGATCGACAGATGATTCAACATGCTTAATTCTAAATACCTGCCAAGGCTATTGACTCAAGTTTTCTTACTCAGCAACTTGCCGGTTATGTTGACTGTTACACTATCAGCCTATTAATATAAGGACTATTCGATGACATTGACGACCACTTATTTGCAGGAAACGTTTGCTGGTACGTTCGAACTCGCGTTACTGACTGACATGGCGCAGGCAGGACTCTATAAGCGGGTGCCCACGGGTGCTTATTTAATTCGACCCGGCGAATACATTCGGTCCGTACCCATTATTATTCGCGGTTCGGTCAAGATCATGCGACCGGATGAGCTGGGTCGGGAAGCCCTTCTGTATTATCTGGGCGGTTTAGATTCCTGCGCCATGTCGCTTACCGGCTGTCTGGGCCAAAAGAAAAGTGAGATCACGGCCCTGGTCGAAGAAGAAACCGAGCTGATTGCCATCCCCATGGAAAAAGTCGATGAGTGGATGTGCCGCTATTCAACCTGGAAACAGTTTATATTTCATACGTACCAGAAGCGATTTAACGATCTGCTAGGGACAATCGATCAGGTAGCGTTTCATAAACTCGACGAACGGCTACTGGCTTATCTGCGTAAAAAGACCCAAAGCTGCCAGTGTACCGTCATTTCAATCACCCATCAGGAAATCGCCCAGGAACTGGCTACGTCACGGGAAGTGATTTCCCGCTTGCTGAAACAGCTGGAGAAAGCAGCCCATATAAAATTGATGCGCCATAAAATTGCCATACTCTAGGAGAATTCAGGGTTCCTGTAACATTTGTCACGGAAGCCTAAAAGAAGGCCCGCTACTTTCGTTAAAAAAGTAGCGTTTATGACCACTCTGCAAGTCGCTGGTTTCTCTTCATCCATTCTGATTGGTATTAGCCTGGGCTTACTAGGGGGTGGTGGCAGTATACTGACTTTGCCCGTTCTGGTATACCTGCTCCACATTAATCCCATCCTGTCAACGGCTTATTCCCTGTTCATTGTCGGCACTACCTCCCTGGTAGGGTCAATTAATTACATGAAACAGGGGCTAATTAATTACTCGGCGGCAGTTGCCTTTGCACTCCCTTCCCTGGTTACGGTCATCCTGGCCCGTCAGTTTATGCTGCCTCATATTCCCGCTCGACTTCCGCTTTGGGCCGGATTTGAGCTGACGAAACCAGTCGCGCTGATGGTTCTGTTTGCGCTGATTATGCTGGCCGCAGCCTATTCAATGATTCGGGAGAACAAAGCCGTCTCCGTAACTGAGCGGGAGGATAAGGGAACTAATTTTCCCGTCATTGCCCTGGAGGGCGGGCTGGTTGGCCTGGTGACCGGTATCGTTGGGGCGGGTGGGGGATTCCTGATTATCCCGACGCTGGTGCTCTTTGCCCGGTTGCCCATGAAAACAGCCATTGGTAGTTCGCTGCTGATTATAGCCTTCAATTCACTCGTTGGGTTTACCAGTAGTCCAGCCGACCAGGTAATCGATTGGGGCTTTCTGAGCGTATTTACCGCACTTTCCGTGGGCGGTATTTTTCTGGGCAGTCAGTTGGCCCGTTATATCGCCGGGCAGCACTTGCGGAAAGCCTTTGGCTGGTTTGTGCTGGGCATGGGTGTATTCATCCTGGCAAAAGAGTTGCTTTTTAGATGATTTTGAGGGCTGTGTGACAAGTATCACAGAACCCCGGAAATCCACTTCCTAGTTTTGATTCACTATTCAGTCCGTATGTCAATCCAATCGTTTTATGAAAATTGAGCAGATTTATACCGGTTGCTTATCGCAGGGAACCTACTATATCGAAAGCAACGGGGAAGCCGCTGTCATTGATCCCTTACGGGAGGTGGCTTCGTATTTGGAGAAAGCTCATAGCGATGGGGCGACGATTAAGTATGTATTTGAGACGCACCTGCACGCTGATTTTGTGTCGGGTCATCTTGACTTAGCCCGCCAGGCAGGCGCACCAATCATCTATGGCCCCAACGCACAGACTGGCTTTGAATCCTATAGTGCCCGCGCCGGAGAAGAGTTTCCACTGGGTGCGCTAACAATTCAAGTACTGCATACACCGGGTCATACGATTGAATCGAGCTGTTATCTGCTCCTGGATGCGGACCGGCTGCCCATCGCGCTTTTTAGTGGCGATACCTTGTTTATTGGCGATGTTGGGCGACCCGACCTGGCGCAGGGATCCGCATTGACCACGCTGGATTTAGCGGGCATGCTCTTCGATTCGCTTAGAACCCAGATTATGCCCTTACCGGACAACGTAGTGATTTATCCGGCTCACGGAGCGGGCTCCGCTTGTGGCAAGAGCATGAGTAAAGAAACCAGCGATACGCTGGGCAATCAGAAACGGGTCAATTATGCGCTCCGAGCCGACATGAGCCGGCTGGAATTTATTCAGGAAGTAACCGACGGACTAGCCAAACCGCCCCCTTATTTTCCTGAAAACGTCCGCATGAACCGGGAAGGCTATGAACAGATTGACCGCGTGTTGAAACGGGGCGCGCAGCCACTTAGCCCACAGGCCTTTGAAGCGGCCGCCAACCAGACGGGTGCGCTCCTGCTGGATACCCGCGACGCGCAACTCTTCGCTACCGGGTTTGTGCCCAACGCCATTAATATTGGCCTGAATGGGCAGTTTGCTCCCTGGGTAGGCGCACTCATCCCAGACGTGAGACAGCCAATTTTGCTCATTACAGAAGCGGGCAAAGCGGCTGAATCGCTGGTTCGATTGGCCCGGGTGGGTTACGATCAGGTTATTGGCTACCTGGATGGCGGACTAAACGCCTGGATCAATGCCGGTCATGAGGTTGACTATATTCCGTCTCTTTCAGCCGATGAAGTGGCCACTCGGTTAGCGCTGGATGAGCTTACCCTCGTGGATGTACGTAAGCCGGGCGAGTTTGCCGCTGAGCACATCGATGGGGCGATTAATCTACCCCTTGATACGTTGAATGACAGGATGGCGGAAATACCAAA
Coding sequences within:
- a CDS encoding transposase Tn3 family protein (PFAM: transposase Tn3 family protein~KEGG: vsa:VSAL_p320_24 transposase); translated protein: MPRRAFISAEERIRFDSPPVLTQQHRTILLDLPTWATTYMGQIQSSTNKIGFLLQLGYFRITNRFFVADRFEPDIINWLCARTQLDPNQIDLTKYTRSRTAFRHRETILAHLGYQAFDRTHEQELLVEAQRLAHLQTRPALVLDALTGYLQERRIEIPPYNTLRLILIEALQSFQANLEQIIDRYLQENDSQLLDTLLGRQSSPAGSATQLFPYRLTHFKRISQSMQPGQIKQRVELFRELKLLFSQLAPLIVRLNLSDDAIRYYAQYVLDTQSKQTVQRTSERYLRLIAFIIHQYLSVGDALVLTLRQAVTNILNECEQTLKDEQFESRYANAQLVHRVTRRSDIHIQALVQIEEIVDLPGLEAAQKIDQIRDLFQRHRLSGNDLQTDKERLIDLKTVNQSIHDRDDFYDALERASLKLQTRVAGVVQALVFDEQSSPPALVAALRLFQATKGELTQSNNLPLDFLDMADRQRIFTLTGKLRVSLYKALLFWKIRDHLRDGSLNVLSSYEHRAFDEYLIPRRQWQIHRQAYLQKANLLRYVKAEPTLAKINERLNAQFRLTNQHLNTNAQVYFDKAGDWHLHRYRGRESEQPSPQTNLYPTSRVISLRDVLLDVDELTDFLSAFEHQGFAHKPSRPDNSLLLAALIGYGENIGIRKMAMISKNIPINSLETVATHYFSPESVLKANDLILTKSNELPLTEQFRRRANFIQTGSDGQKYDVSIPLLRASASYKYFGNGQGITIYSHLDEAGQLIYSTAFSAADREAPYMLDAITYNEVITPDAHATDQHGFSEPIFGVTGLIGVEFRPRFASIHRQRLYSLDAVSIYKEQGCRIGPDARIDYEHVVSQWDEILRLVATIKLGYAKASQLFKRLNSYDRQHPLYRALRDLGRLFKTEYILRYISEPQLRETVEGILTRVEHANRFAKAVNLGNNGELGWATYQEQLIAEGCKRLIMNAINYWNLLYLSEQLKRCANSAERKVLLEAILQTNTHTWHHVNLQGEYDFSDDSPLSTIFKLHEILSARTVK
- a CDS encoding transcriptional regulator, Crp/Fnr family (PFAM: cyclic nucleotide-binding; regulatory protein Crp~KEGG: hypothetical protein), which codes for MTLTTTYLQETFAGTFELALLTDMAQAGLYKRVPTGAYLIRPGEYIRSVPIIIRGSVKIMRPDELGREALLYYLGGLDSCAMSLTGCLGQKKSEITALVEEETELIAIPMEKVDEWMCRYSTWKQFIFHTYQKRFNDLLGTIDQVAFHKLDERLLAYLRKKTQSCQCTVISITHQEIAQELATSREVISRLLKQLEKAAHIKLMRHKIAIL
- a CDS encoding protein of unknown function DUF81 (PFAM: protein of unknown function DUF81~KEGG: amc:MADE_00086 hypothetical protein) gives rise to the protein MTTLQVAGFSSSILIGISLGLLGGGGSILTLPVLVYLLHINPILSTAYSLFIVGTTSLVGSINYMKQGLINYSAAVAFALPSLVTVILARQFMLPHIPARLPLWAGFELTKPVALMVLFALIMLAAAYSMIRENKAVSVTEREDKGTNFPVIALEGGLVGLVTGIVGAGGGFLIIPTLVLFARLPMKTAIGSSLLIIAFNSLVGFTSSPADQVIDWGFLSVFTALSVGGIFLGSQLARYIAGQHLRKAFGWFVLGMGVFILAKELLFR
- a CDS encoding beta-lactamase domain protein (PFAM: beta-lactamase domain protein; Rhodanese domain protein~SMART: Rhodanese domain protein~KEGG: metallo-beta-lactamase superfamily protein; K01069 hydroxyacylglutathione hydrolase) — protein: MKIEQIYTGCLSQGTYYIESNGEAAVIDPLREVASYLEKAHSDGATIKYVFETHLHADFVSGHLDLARQAGAPIIYGPNAQTGFESYSARAGEEFPLGALTIQVLHTPGHTIESSCYLLLDADRLPIALFSGDTLFIGDVGRPDLAQGSALTTLDLAGMLFDSLRTQIMPLPDNVVIYPAHGAGSACGKSMSKETSDTLGNQKRVNYALRADMSRLEFIQEVTDGLAKPPPYFPENVRMNREGYEQIDRVLKRGAQPLSPQAFEAAANQTGALLLDTRDAQLFATGFVPNAINIGLNGQFAPWVGALIPDVRQPILLITEAGKAAESLVRLARVGYDQVIGYLDGGLNAWINAGHEVDYIPSLSADEVATRLALDELTLVDVRKPGEFAAEHIDGAINLPLDTLNDRMAEIPKEGSVYVHCAGGYRSMMALSILKARGFDNLIDIAGGFAAMQQTGRFNTTNFVCPATQQ